In Bacillus sp. KH172YL63, one genomic interval encodes:
- a CDS encoding Ltp family lipoprotein: MGESPKKKKPFYKKWWVWVIVILIVAAAVGGNGDEAVDTKEKEVKSEATEPVAVEPKESENIKEEPKTEEPKTEQPKPEEPKKEEAKVEDDVPAEHASALTKAKTYAEIMNMSKAAIHNQLVSEYGEKFSEEAAAYAMEKLEFDWKDNALKKAESYSDTMYMSKEAIYDQLISEHGEQFTAEEAQYAIDTMKADYKKNALEKAKSYQDTMAMSPEAIRDQLVSEYGEQFTQEEADYAVQHLTE, from the coding sequence GTGGGGGAATCACCAAAAAAGAAAAAACCGTTTTATAAAAAGTGGTGGGTCTGGGTCATTGTGATTCTGATTGTTGCAGCAGCTGTTGGTGGGAATGGTGATGAGGCGGTTGATACGAAGGAAAAGGAAGTCAAATCAGAAGCTACAGAACCCGTTGCGGTTGAGCCAAAAGAGTCAGAAAATATAAAAGAGGAACCCAAAACAGAGGAGCCTAAAACAGAACAGCCCAAACCAGAGGAACCCAAAAAAGAAGAAGCAAAAGTGGAAGATGACGTCCCCGCAGAACATGCATCCGCTTTGACAAAAGCGAAAACTTACGCTGAGATCATGAATATGTCCAAAGCAGCGATTCATAATCAATTAGTTTCAGAGTATGGTGAAAAGTTTTCCGAGGAAGCGGCTGCGTATGCCATGGAAAAGCTTGAATTTGATTGGAAGGACAACGCATTGAAAAAGGCGGAATCTTACTCTGATACGATGTACATGTCAAAGGAAGCCATCTATGATCAGCTCATTTCAGAGCACGGTGAACAGTTCACTGCGGAAGAAGCACAATATGCGATCGATACAATGAAAGCCGATTATAAAAAGAACGCCTTGGAAAAAGCCAAAAGTTATCAAGATACAATGGCCATGTCACCAGAAGCGATAAGAGACCAACTTGTTTCTGAATACGGTGAACAGTTTACTCAAGAGGAAGCGGATTATGCTGTTCAACATTTGACGGAATAA
- a CDS encoding replicative DNA helicase, whose amino-acid sequence MNVEMSGHGLHHPGHDEQLLRELHEAESMIIGAVLLDADVLDTLTLEEKHFSLVRNRLIFKAMKGLQKKRLEINLVMLVEELGDDIENVGGVQFLLTLANYCPTTVNIEQYEQIVLKYYELSLIKNSAHHFLNAYTPESAHGLYKALIDMHTNTITDEETKDDIIMDLYESLYMERDGLPGVTTGFESLNALTGGWKEGELIILAARPSMGKTAFAIQLAWECTRENGVSMVFSLEMSSRQIMQRLLSSLTDINMMKWQNPYKYLTKDEMPRMHGAMNAVYKAKLELSQNGMITLPEIRQRIMNLKRDYPTEPFLVVIDYLQLITVKERFDRHDLAIGHITKQLKGMAKEFGIPIILLSQLSRGVESRDDKRPRLSDLRDSGNIEQDADVVLFLYRDDYYYPDSKNGQEVEVKIAKNRNGPVGTVKLEFVREFGRFRGGCMQGDGTVASV is encoded by the coding sequence ATGAACGTAGAAATGAGTGGACACGGCCTGCACCACCCTGGGCACGATGAGCAGCTGCTTCGGGAGTTACATGAAGCGGAGAGTATGATTATTGGAGCGGTTCTTCTGGATGCGGATGTGTTGGATACACTGACCCTAGAGGAAAAGCATTTTAGCCTGGTGAGGAACCGCCTTATTTTTAAAGCGATGAAGGGGCTGCAGAAGAAGAGGCTCGAGATTAATCTCGTGATGCTGGTGGAGGAGCTGGGGGATGACATTGAGAATGTAGGCGGGGTTCAGTTTCTTCTGACTCTTGCCAACTACTGTCCGACGACAGTGAACATCGAGCAGTATGAACAGATCGTACTGAAGTATTACGAACTGAGCCTCATCAAGAATTCAGCCCATCATTTCCTGAACGCCTACACCCCAGAATCCGCACATGGCCTCTACAAAGCACTCATCGATATGCATACCAACACGATCACTGACGAAGAAACGAAGGACGACATCATCATGGATCTCTATGAATCTCTTTACATGGAGAGGGACGGACTTCCCGGTGTCACGACAGGTTTCGAGAGCTTGAATGCGCTGACGGGAGGCTGGAAGGAAGGGGAGCTCATCATCCTGGCGGCGAGACCTTCTATGGGGAAGACGGCTTTTGCCATCCAGCTTGCCTGGGAATGTACGCGGGAGAATGGGGTGAGCATGGTGTTCTCCTTAGAGATGAGTTCGAGACAGATTATGCAGCGATTACTTTCAAGTTTGACGGATATTAACATGATGAAATGGCAGAATCCCTACAAGTATCTGACGAAGGACGAGATGCCGAGGATGCACGGGGCGATGAATGCGGTATACAAAGCGAAACTTGAACTCTCACAGAATGGGATGATCACTCTGCCGGAGATCAGGCAGCGGATCATGAACCTGAAGCGGGACTACCCGACAGAGCCGTTTCTAGTGGTGATTGATTACCTGCAGCTGATCACGGTGAAGGAGCGTTTCGACAGGCATGATCTGGCGATTGGCCATATTACGAAGCAGCTGAAGGGGATGGCGAAGGAGTTTGGGATTCCGATCATTCTGCTGTCCCAGCTATCGAGGGGAGTCGAGTCCAGAGATGACAAGCGGCCGAGACTGTCGGATCTGCGTGACTCGGGGAATATCGAGCAGGATGCGGATGTGGTGTTGTTTCTGTACCGGGATGATTACTACTATCCAGATTCGAAGAACGGTCAGGAAGTGGAAGTGAAGATTGCGAAGAACCGGAATGGGCCGGTGGGGACGGTGAAGTTGGAGTTTGTGAGGGAGTTTGGGCGGTTTCGGGGTGGGTGTATGCAGGGGGACGGTACTGTTGCTTCGGTTTGA
- a CDS encoding replicative helicase loader/inhibitor produces the protein MTIDEFRELVKMIQGAYPQRPLTRETANIWFQHLKDCDYHVVKRRIAAHIKVSPHIPKISELYELPVEETTILETMEAWEKEGAIRIENERRNEWTRPAPPWAR, from the coding sequence ATGACGATTGATGAGTTCAGGGAGTTGGTGAAGATGATCCAGGGAGCTTATCCTCAGCGACCGCTCACTCGAGAGACGGCGAATATCTGGTTTCAGCACCTGAAGGACTGTGATTATCATGTGGTGAAGAGGCGGATCGCAGCCCATATTAAAGTGAGTCCGCACATACCGAAGATTTCCGAGCTGTATGAACTGCCGGTGGAGGAAACTACGATACTAGAAACCATGGAAGCATGGGAAAAAGAAGGGGCGATACGAATTGAGAATGAACGTAGAAATGAGTGGACACGGCCTGCACCACCCTGGGCACGATGA